A genomic stretch from Mycobacterium paraterrae includes:
- a CDS encoding type II toxin-antitoxin system VapC family toxin, translating into MPLVYFDASALVKLLTTETGSSLASALWDGCDAALSSRLAYPEVRAALAAAARNHDLTESELAAAERDWEDFWAATRPVELTATIEQHAGRLARAHALRGADAVHLASALAVGDPGLIVAVWDRRLHAGAQAAGCRLAPAQLDR; encoded by the coding sequence GTGCCGCTCGTCTACTTCGACGCCAGCGCCCTCGTCAAACTTCTCACCACCGAGACAGGGAGCTCGCTGGCGTCCGCGCTATGGGACGGCTGCGACGCCGCATTGTCCAGCCGTCTGGCCTACCCCGAAGTCCGCGCCGCACTCGCTGCAGCAGCCCGCAATCACGACCTAACTGAATCCGAGCTCGCCGCTGCCGAGCGTGACTGGGAGGACTTCTGGGCCGCCACCCGCCCAGTCGAACTCACCGCGACAATTGAACAGCACGCCGGCCGCCTCGCCCGCGCCCATGCCTTGCGCGGAGCCGACGCTGTCCATCTGGCCAGCGCGTTGGCAGTCGGCGACCCCGGCCTGATCGTCGCCGTTTGGGACCGACGCCTGCACGCCGGAGCCCAAGCCGCCGGGTGCCGACTCGCCCCCGCCCAACTCGACCGCTAA
- a CDS encoding IS256 family transposase, with translation MAETFSAETLDSLIKDAVKSGTPIDGADGLLNELTKAVLERSLQTEMTHHLGYESGDLAGRGSGNSRNGFSSKTVSTVNGPVDISVPRDRNGSFEPAIVPKKTRRLNNINSVVLSLYSRGMTTRDIEAHLQEVYGAAVSRELISNVTDVVVDEIKAWQSRPLDEVYPILYIDGLRLRIKDNGVVTTKVAYLAIGVDLEGRKHALGVWIQDSEGAKFWQKVVIDLRNRGVRDILIACCDGLTGLPDAIRSTFPDTVVQTCVVHVIRNAMRFVSYKDRKKVATSMRAIYGASTTEAAELALKEFDTAYGAQYPGAIDVWRNAWPEFVPFLDYPVELRKIVYTTNAIESINFQLRKITKNRGHFPDKDAAMKLLYLGLRNISSDRGGFSGTGTYNWTVALNTLARLFPGRIPLC, from the coding sequence CTGGCCGAGACGTTTTCGGCGGAGACGCTGGATTCGCTGATCAAGGATGCGGTGAAGTCGGGCACTCCGATCGACGGCGCGGACGGTTTGCTCAATGAGTTGACTAAGGCGGTGCTGGAGCGCTCGCTGCAGACCGAGATGACTCATCATCTGGGCTATGAGTCCGGGGATCTGGCCGGGCGCGGGTCGGGCAATTCGCGCAACGGGTTCAGCTCGAAGACGGTGTCCACGGTCAACGGTCCAGTGGATATCTCCGTGCCGCGCGACCGCAACGGATCGTTCGAGCCGGCGATCGTGCCCAAGAAGACCCGCCGACTCAATAACATCAATTCCGTTGTGTTGTCGCTGTATTCGCGCGGGATGACCACCCGCGACATTGAAGCCCATCTGCAGGAGGTGTACGGGGCTGCCGTGTCGCGCGAGCTGATCTCTAATGTCACCGACGTCGTGGTCGATGAGATCAAGGCCTGGCAGTCCCGCCCGCTCGATGAGGTCTATCCCATCCTCTACATCGACGGGCTGCGGTTGCGCATCAAGGACAACGGGGTGGTCACGACCAAGGTGGCCTATCTGGCCATCGGGGTGGATCTGGAGGGCCGCAAACACGCCCTGGGGGTCTGGATCCAAGACTCCGAGGGCGCCAAATTCTGGCAGAAAGTCGTCATCGACCTGCGCAACCGCGGGGTGCGCGACATCCTGATCGCCTGCTGCGACGGGCTGACCGGGCTGCCTGATGCGATCCGCTCGACCTTTCCCGACACCGTGGTGCAGACCTGCGTGGTGCACGTCATCCGCAACGCCATGCGCTTCGTGTCCTACAAGGACCGCAAGAAGGTCGCGACCTCGATGCGCGCGATCTATGGCGCGTCGACCACCGAGGCCGCCGAGCTCGCGCTCAAAGAGTTCGACACCGCCTACGGGGCCCAATATCCTGGGGCAATCGACGTTTGGCGCAACGCCTGGCCAGAGTTCGTGCCGTTCCTGGATTATCCGGTGGAGCTGCGCAAGATCGTTTACACCACCAACGCCATCGAGTCGATCAACTTCCAGCTGCGCAAGATCACCAAAAACCGCGGCCATTTCCCCGACAAGGACGCCGCGATGAAGTTGCTGTATCTCGGATTGCGCAACATCTCCAGCGACAGAGGAGGATTCTCGGGCACCGGAACGTACAACTGGACTGTGGCATTGAACACACTCGCCAGACTGTTCCCGGGACGAATTCCGTTGTGTTAG
- a CDS encoding DUF308 domain-containing protein: MLIISLVLAVIGLAALVFAVITSNELVAWVCIGASVLGVVLLIVDALQERQRRGTGSTASDSSTPDTHDDEPAADYPDDADEESEEASAHPDSEHADDSVSDDHTKH; the protein is encoded by the coding sequence ATGCTGATTATCTCGCTGGTGCTCGCGGTGATCGGCCTTGCCGCGCTCGTATTCGCCGTTATTACGAGCAACGAGCTGGTCGCGTGGGTGTGCATCGGCGCCAGCGTGCTCGGTGTGGTGCTGCTGATCGTCGACGCGCTGCAGGAACGGCAGCGTAGAGGGACGGGTTCGACGGCCAGCGATTCATCGACGCCCGACACACACGACGACGAGCCCGCCGCCGACTATCCAGACGACGCGGACGAGGAGTCCGAGGAGGCTTCGGCCCATCCGGATTCCGAGCACGCGGACGACAGCGTCAGCGACGATCACACCAAGCACTAG
- a CDS encoding tautomerase family protein, giving the protein MPLARIDLIEGKSAEYRRTIADVVYDQMIKCLGVPEDRFQTISEHKAENFFFDADYLGIYRSENCIFIQLIFLDVATPEQKAKFYEAVVNDLEEKLQVRPEDVFFNLMTVGPADFSMGLGVATYVRGVPADRLDPNSIPQ; this is encoded by the coding sequence ATGCCTCTGGCCCGTATCGACCTCATCGAGGGCAAGTCAGCGGAGTACCGCCGTACCATTGCCGATGTCGTCTACGACCAGATGATCAAATGCCTTGGCGTACCCGAGGATCGATTTCAGACCATCAGCGAACACAAGGCGGAGAACTTCTTCTTCGACGCCGACTATCTCGGCATCTACAGGTCCGAGAACTGCATCTTTATCCAGCTGATTTTCCTCGACGTCGCGACCCCGGAGCAAAAGGCCAAATTCTACGAGGCTGTCGTGAACGACTTGGAGGAGAAGCTGCAAGTGCGGCCCGAGGACGTCTTCTTCAACCTCATGACGGTTGGGCCCGCGGACTTCTCCATGGGCCTGGGGGTGGCAACCTATGTGAGAGGGGTACCAGCCGACCGTCTCGACCCAAACTCCATCCCGCAGTGA
- a CDS encoding integrase catalytic domain-containing protein: MTGSASIDRYLAPVKAKDQIKGKSTTKPSPLLRSSVKIRKATDEIEAAPGFFEGDTVAHCGPTLKGEFARTLNLTDVHTGWTFTRTVRNNAHTHILAALKAGVHEIPYEVTGLDFDNGTEFLNKAVIKWAGQMEIFFTRSRPYKKNDQATIESKNNHLVRKYGFYYRYDTDEERAVLNRLWPLVNDRLNYLTPTIKPIGYASSGDGRRRRLYDQPKTPLDRLLAAGVLSPAQESELLTYRDSLNPAAMGRQIADLQNRLLQLAKEKTEQLYLASIPTALPDTRKGIRIKAS, encoded by the coding sequence GTGACAGGCTCGGCGTCAATCGACCGCTATCTGGCGCCGGTGAAAGCCAAAGACCAGATCAAGGGCAAGTCCACCACCAAGCCCTCGCCGCTGTTGCGCTCGTCGGTCAAGATTCGCAAGGCCACCGACGAAATCGAAGCTGCGCCAGGCTTTTTCGAAGGAGACACCGTCGCGCACTGCGGGCCGACGTTGAAGGGCGAGTTCGCCCGCACCCTCAACCTCACCGATGTGCACACCGGCTGGACTTTCACGCGGACCGTGCGCAACAACGCCCACACCCACATCCTGGCCGCCCTGAAAGCAGGTGTGCATGAAATACCGTATGAGGTAACTGGTTTGGACTTCGACAACGGCACCGAGTTCCTCAACAAAGCCGTCATCAAATGGGCCGGGCAGATGGAGATCTTCTTCACCCGCTCCCGGCCGTACAAGAAGAACGACCAGGCCACCATCGAGTCCAAGAACAACCATCTCGTCCGCAAGTACGGGTTCTACTACCGCTACGACACCGACGAGGAACGTGCGGTGCTCAACCGGCTCTGGCCTCTGGTCAACGACCGGCTCAACTACCTGACCCCCACCATCAAACCCATCGGCTACGCCAGCAGCGGTGACGGCCGGCGCCGCCGTCTCTACGACCAGCCCAAGACCCCACTGGACCGGCTACTGGCGGCCGGCGTCCTCTCACCAGCCCAAGAATCGGAGCTCCTGACCTACCGCGACAGCCTGAACCCGGCCGCGATGGGACGCCAGATCGCCGACCTGCAGAACCGACTTCTCCAGCTGGCCAAGGAGAAAACCGAACAGCTCTACCTCGCCAGCATCCCCACCGCCCTACCCGACACCCGCAAAGGCATCCGGATCAAGGCCTCCTGA